From a single Couchioplanes caeruleus genomic region:
- the panC gene encoding pantoate--beta-alanine ligase, whose amino-acid sequence MTKLIHTRAELAAARAAAPGRVAVVMTMGALHEGHRQLMREARERADFVIVTVFVNPLQFGPNEDFDKYPRTLAADVEACTAEGADLVFAPDRDEMYPGGTPSVTLAAGPMGEILEGASRPGHFSGMLTVVAKLLQLTRADVAFFGEKDYQQLALIKRMVADLEMAVEIVGVKTVREADGLALSSRNRYLSTGQRRAALALSHALREGALQIDGQRVLEAATKILRDEPGVQVDYLALTDPLLGPAPATGPARLLVAARVGTTRLIDNVPLLLGEAA is encoded by the coding sequence ATGACGAAGTTGATCCACACCCGCGCCGAGCTGGCCGCGGCCCGCGCGGCCGCACCCGGCCGCGTCGCGGTCGTGATGACCATGGGAGCGCTGCACGAGGGGCACCGGCAGCTCATGCGCGAGGCGCGCGAGCGGGCCGACTTCGTGATCGTCACGGTGTTCGTGAACCCGCTGCAGTTCGGCCCGAACGAGGACTTCGACAAGTACCCGCGCACGCTCGCGGCCGACGTCGAGGCGTGCACGGCCGAGGGTGCCGACCTGGTGTTCGCGCCGGACCGCGACGAGATGTACCCGGGCGGCACGCCGTCGGTCACGCTGGCCGCGGGACCGATGGGGGAAATCCTCGAGGGCGCCAGCCGTCCCGGCCACTTCTCCGGCATGCTCACGGTCGTCGCCAAGCTGCTCCAGCTGACCCGCGCCGACGTCGCGTTCTTCGGCGAGAAGGACTACCAGCAACTGGCCCTGATCAAGCGCATGGTGGCCGACCTGGAGATGGCCGTGGAGATCGTCGGCGTGAAGACGGTCCGTGAGGCCGACGGGCTGGCGCTGTCCAGCCGCAACCGCTATCTCTCCACCGGCCAGCGACGGGCGGCGCTCGCCCTGTCGCACGCGCTGCGCGAGGGCGCGCTGCAGATCGACGGCCAGCGCGTCCTGGAGGCCGCCACGAAGATCCTGCGGGACGAACCCGGCGTGCAGGTCGACTACCTCGCGCTCACCGACCCGCTGCTCGGCCCCGCGCCCGCCACCGGCCCGGCGCGCCTGCTCGTGGCCGCCAGAGTCGGCACCACCCGTCTGATCGACAACGTTCCGCTGCTCCTGGGAGAGGCCGCCTGA